The nucleotide window CAGGTCGGGGCGGTTGGCGGCGATCCAGGCGTGGACGTCGGCGCCACTGACGCCTCCGGGCATGCGAATATCGGTGATGATGCCGCGATAGGCGCCGCCGGCCAGCATGCGCAGGCCGTCCACGCCGGAGCTGGCCGGGACCACGCGGTAGCCATGGCGCTCCAGCGTGGTGCGGATGAGCATCATGACCGAGGGCTCGTCCTCGATCACCAGCACGGGTTCTTGCGGCACCGCTGGCGCGCTCATGCTTCACTCCTCAGTGCGGCGGCAGCCGCCTCCGGCGTGCCCGCCACCGGCAGCCGGATGCGGAACCAGGCCCCGGGTTGGGTAGTGTTGTTGGCGCAACTGATGTCCCCGCCGTGCTCGCGCACAATGCCGTAGCAGATGCTCAGACCGAGGCCCGTCCCCTTCCCCACTTCCTTGGTGGTGAAGAAAGGATCGAAGATGCGCTCCGGGTAGGCGATGCCGCTGCCGTTGTCGCGGAAAGTGATCTCGACGAAGCCGTCCTTGCACCCGGTCTCGATCTCGATGTGGCCGCGGCGGCCGGTCTCGCGCACGGCGTCGTAGGCGTTATTGAGAATGTTGAGGAACACCTGCTGGAGCTGGTGGGAATCGCCCACGATGTCGGGCACGCTCTCCTCGATGTGTTCCACGACGTCCACGCCGTGGCTGGTGAAGTCGTAGGAGCGGAGCTGCAGGGTGCGGCGCAGGATGGTGTTCACCTGCATGGACTTTCGCTGCGGCGGCATCTGGCGGGCGAAGCTCAGCAGGTTCTGCACGATGACCTTGGTGCGTTGCGCTTCCTGGATGATGAGCCGCAAGTCGCCGCGCGCCGAGTCGGGAACGTCCGGCTGGTCGGCCAGCAGCTCGGCGAAGCCCAGGATGGCGGTGAGCGGGTTGTTCACCTCGTGGGCCACGCCGCTGACCAACTGGCCGACGGCCGCCATCTTCTCGGTATGGCGGAGCTTGGCCTGGAGCAAGGCGGCATCGGTCACATCGGTCATCACGGCCACGATGCTGGTGGGGTTGCCCTGGTCGTCGCGCATGGGGCTGAGGTTGACGGAGAACTGGGAAGTGCCGCCATCGCCGCGCAGGAAGGGCAGTTCCAGGTTGTCCACCTGCTGCCCGCCGAGCGTGGCGGCGAACGCTTCCGCCAGGCGGGCGCGCCGCGGCGGAGCCACGAACTCCTCCAGGCGGTGGCCCAGCAGATCGTGTTCCTTGTAGGCGCCGGCCTCGAAGCAGCGGCGGTTGGCGTAGCTGATGAGCCCGGCCGTATCCACCACCATGATCATGCTCTGGGTGTTGTTGAGGATCTTGCGGTTGAAATCGCGTTCGCGCTGCAGTTGCGACTGGAAGGTCTTCAGCTCGGTGATGTCCAGGATGACGCCGCGATACTGCACCACGCGGCCTTGCGGGTCGCGCACGGCGATGGCGTTCTGCAGGGTGTGGATGAGCGAGCCGTCCTTGCGGCGCAAAGTCTCTTCAAAGTTGCGCAGCACGCCGGAGCGCTCGATGGCCTCGCTGAAGCGCTGCCGTTGTTCGCCCGACGAGAAAAGCTG belongs to Terriglobales bacterium and includes:
- a CDS encoding response regulator, which codes for MSAPAVPQEPVLVIEDEPSVMMLIRTTLERHGYRVVPASSGVDGLRMLAGGAYRGIITDIRMPGGVSGADVHAWIAANRPDL